ACAAGTGGGGTCCGATCATCAAGGCTGCTGGCGCATACGCAGACTAACCCCCTGAGGCGCTTCGCGCCTTCCCCCTCTCTCGCTGCGCGGGAGGGGGACACCGCCGGTGCGGCGGGGCGGCCCTTGCACGGCGGTCGCTCGCTTGGGGACAGCGCGGGTTTTGAGCGCGCAAGCGTCGCATGGGCCGCGCGCGATTGAAGATCGTCATTCGTTTGTCTCGGCGGTTGTCTGAATGACCTGGCCTGGTGTGGTCATTCAGGTTGGCAACCAGCCAAGAAAAAAACCGGTGGGATCGTTCGAGTCCACCGGTTTTTTATTTTGATTCGTCGCGCGATGTGACAGGGAGTGCCCGCTTTCAAGGCTCCCCAAACAGCAGGCCTACGAAGCGCACGCGGGGTTCGAACCCAACACCACAATGCTGAGATAGGCCCGCAGGCGCGACGCAAAGCCGCAGACAGTACTCGTGTACGGCAAGGCTTTGCAACAAAGCATGCGGGCCTATATCGGCATCTCAAAACGATCGACCCATCGAAGCCGCAGGCTTCGTCACACACAAATCAAACGGACTTACCAGACCACTTCGTGGTTTTCGGCGGCGCTGCGGCGGAGCATGTCTATGAAGGGAACTGCGCGCTGGCGCAGCTCGATGACTTCACCCTCATCCACCTTCTGATCGGCCTCATTGGTGCTCGCGTAGTCGGGGTTCTGCTGCTTTTCCTTTTCCGGGCGACCCAGGTTTTCCTCGGCGTCCACGGCTTCTTC
This genomic stretch from Diaphorobacter sp. HDW4B harbors:
- a CDS encoding DUF1840 domain-containing protein, with the protein product MLYKFKSRSTADLIMLEPTARQILKIIGKNPDDQHGIVTAEQIPGAIAKLEEAVDAEENLGRPEKEKQQNPDYASTNEADQKVDEGEVIELRQRAVPFIDMLRRSAAENHEVVW